From one Dyella sp. 2HG41-7 genomic stretch:
- a CDS encoding pirin family protein gives MIERRPFDSLGGADHGWLKAKHHFSFSSYNDAKRMGWGALRVWNDDTIAAQTGFPPHPHADMEIITYVREGAISHRDSLGNDGRTVAGDVQVMSAGSGITHSEYNLESDATRIFQIWIIPDEHGRPPSWGTKPFPVGDRSGRFVVLASGIKGDADALPLRTDARVLGATLKAGETAHYTLDKRRYAYLVPAKGAVEVNGVRIDARDGAAIREETALEVKALEDAELVLVDSSP, from the coding sequence ATGATCGAACGGCGTCCTTTCGATAGCCTTGGCGGAGCCGATCACGGCTGGCTCAAGGCCAAGCATCATTTCTCCTTTTCCAGTTACAACGACGCCAAGCGCATGGGCTGGGGCGCGCTGCGCGTGTGGAACGACGACACCATTGCAGCGCAGACCGGCTTTCCGCCGCATCCGCACGCGGATATGGAAATCATCACGTACGTACGTGAAGGCGCCATTTCGCACCGCGATAGTCTGGGCAACGACGGTCGTACCGTCGCCGGCGACGTACAAGTCATGAGCGCAGGCAGCGGCATCACGCATAGCGAGTACAACCTGGAATCCGACGCAACGCGCATTTTCCAGATCTGGATCATTCCCGACGAACACGGTCGTCCGCCGTCCTGGGGCACCAAGCCGTTTCCCGTTGGCGACCGCTCCGGACGTTTCGTCGTGCTTGCTAGCGGCATCAAAGGCGATGCAGATGCCCTGCCCTTGCGTACGGATGCGCGCGTGCTGGGTGCGACGCTCAAAGCTGGCGAAACCGCTCACTACACATTGGACAAACGGCGTTATGCCTATCTCGTACCGGCCAAGGGTGCAGTAGAGGTCAATGGCGTCCGTATCGACGCACGCGACGGCGCTGCGATTCGCGAAGAGACGGCGCTTGAAGTGAAGGCGCTTGAAGATGCCGAGCTGGTACTGGTCGACTCAAGCCCCTAA